The segment CATAGGAGCCAATAGCAGAGAGTTTCTTACACCATGCTTTTTCACTTCCTGCTTCAAGCTTGTCCAGTCCCATCTGTTGGTAGGAGTGACATTCCACATATCAAATTGGAAAATACCTTTTGATACAGGAGATCCTTTGAATGTTTCATAAGCACCATCTACTTTGGCTAAATCTTTAGATGCAGTCATGGCTGCAAAGTAGATTGTTTCGAATATCTCACTGTTCAATCTTCTCGCTTCTGGAGAATCAAATGACATTCTCAACTTGATGAAGGTATCCGCCAAACCTTGTACACCTATTCCTATAGGTCGGTGTCTCATGTTTGAGTTTTTAGCTTCAGGTACTGGGTAGTAATTGACATCAATTACTTTGTTCAAGTTTTTGGTGATCACATAGGTGATGTCATACAGCTTTTGATGATCAAACTCGCCTTCTGAGTTGATGTACATTGGTAGCGCAATAGACGCTAGGTTACAAACCGCCACTTCGTCTGGAGAAGTGTACTCGATGATCTCAGTACATAGGTTACTAGATTTAATAGTACCTAGGTTTTTCTGATTTGATTTTTTGTTGGCAGCATCCTTAAACAACATGTAAGGAGTACCAGTTTCTATCTGAGACTCTAGGATTTCGAACCATAGGTCTTGTGCCTTGATGGTTTTTCTTCCTTTGCCTTCTGATTCGTATTTGGTGTATAGTTTCTCGAACTCATCTCCATAAGTATCTGCGAGACCTGGACATTCGTGAGGGCACATCAGTGTCCAATCTCCATTTTCCTTTACTCTCTGCATGAATAAGTCTGGAGTCCAAAGTGCATAGAACAAATCTCTAGCTCTTAACTCTTCCTTGCCGTGGTTCTTTTTTAAATCCAAGAATTCGAAAATATCAGCATGCCATGGTTCCAAGTATATAGCGAAACTTCCTTTTCTCTTTCCCCCACCTTGGTCTACATATCTAGCTGTCATATCAAAGTTTCTTAGCATCGGTACGATACCATTTGATACGCCGTTGGTGCCTTTGATATAAGATCCCGTCGCTCTTACATTGTGAATGCTCAATCCAATTCCCCCTGCTGATTGAGATATTTTTGCCGTTTGTTTCAGTGTATCATAGATACCATCAATACTATCATCTTTCATCGTTAGCAAAAAGCAAGATGACAATTGAGGTTTTGGTGTTCCTGCGTTGAACAGGGTAGGTGTAGCGTGCGTGAACCACTTTTCAGAAAGAAGGTTATACGTTTCTATCGCCGACTGTATATCTTCTTTGTGAATACCTACTGCTACTCTCATGAGCATGTGTTGTGGTCTTTCTACAATGTGACCATCCAGTTTCATGAGGTAAGATCTCTCCAGAGTCTTGAATCCAAAATAATCGTACCCGAAATCTCTATCATAAATGATAGAGGAATCTAGCAACGCTGCGTTTTCTTTGATGATACCATATACATCCTTGGCCAAGAGAGACGCATTTTCTCCAGTTTTAGGGTCTATATAAGTATAGAGTCTTTTCATGGTGTTTGAAAAAGACTTGCTTGTTGTCTTGTGTAGGTTAGATATAGCGATTCTGGCAGCAAGCTTGGCGAAATCCGGGTGGATAGTCGTCATAGATGCAGCAGTTTCGGCAGCTAGGTTGTCTAACTCTACGGTGGTTACTCCGTCATAGATACCATTGATCACCTTTTTGGCGATATCAATAGGCTCAATGAATGAGGTGTTGAGGCCGTAGCATAATTTTTCAATTCTTGCCGTCACCTTGTCGAATTTCACGGATTCGCGGCGACCATCTCTTTTAAGTACTAACATAGGGCGATAGGGAAAAGGGGTTAACTAATTTTATTAAAAGTCCTCGTCTAAGCTGAACTTAGGCGAATCATCATTGTTTTCACTGTTCATTACACCAGCTTTCTGGTATTCTGCTACTCTTTTTTCAAAGAAGTTGGTTTTACCCTGAAGTGAGATCATTTCCATGAAATCAAATGGGTTACTCGCATTGTATATTTTGGGGCAGTTCAGCTCCAAAAGAAGCCTGTCTGCTACAAATTCGATGTATTCACACATCAAATCTGCATTCATACCGATCAGCTTCACAGGAATCGCGTCTGTGACAAATTCCTTTTCTATTTCTACAGCATCTCCGATGATCTGTTGAACTGTTTCGATAGATAGCTTATTTACCAAATGGTCATTGTATAGTAAACAAGCAAAATCACAGTGCAATCCTTCGTCTCTTGAGATCAATTCATTAGAAAAAGTAAGACCAGGCATCAAGCCTCTCTTCTTTAACCAGAAAATAGAACAAAAACTACCAGAGAAGAATATGCCCTCTACGGCAGCAAATGCAATGAGTCTTTCGGCAAACGATCCATTGTCGATCCATCTCAATGCCCAATCTGCTTTCTTCTTTACGCACGGTATAGTGTCGACAGCATGAAAGAGTTTATCTTTCTCCTTATTGTCTTTTACGTAAGTATCTATTAATAAAGAGTAAGTTTCTGAATGAATGTTCTCAATGGCTATTTGAAAGCCGTAAAAAAACTTGGCTTCAGTGTACTGTACTTCGGATACGAAATTCTCCGCGAGATTCTCGTTGACTATACCATCACTGGCTGCAAAGAAAGCTAAAACATGAGTAATAAAGTGCCTTTCTCCGTCAGTTAAATTTCTCCAATCTTTTAAATCTTGACTGAGGTCGATTTCTTCTGCAGTCCAGAAGCTAGCCTCGGCTTTCTTGTAGTATTGCCAGATGTCATTTTTCTCTATTGGAAACAAGACAAATCTGTCTTTGTTTTCTCTTAGGATTGGTTCGATTTCAGTGTTTGGATTTGTCATTATCTATTTTCTTGCAATCATTTTGTTGGTTCTCCAGATACTTTGTCCAGTAGATAAAAATACAAAACAAACCACTGCCGACTGCTGGACAAGTCGAAAGTAATCATTTGGTAGTGTAGTATTTTCTATTGGATTACTTGATTCAGTAGGTATGAGTAGTCCTTTGAACAAGTAGTACAAATATGAAAAAAACCACTCAAAAAATCAATTTCAAAAAGTACGTAGTGGGCTTAAGGTAGACTAGTTCTAAATTGTCGTTTAACTTGCTGAAATACAAACTAATATTAGTGATTAATGAATTAGAACTTCATCTTATATGGAGCGTTTTGGAGGGTGAAAAAAGGATAAAAAAATTTATTTTTTTTATCCACATAGAAATGCAAGTAGAATGGTTTGATAAAAGATATTAAAATGTTAGTTTTGCAGTCCGAATTTTTATAAGGTATATTTTAATAATATTATGTACGCAATAGTAGATATAGCAGGAAAGCAGTTCAAAGTAACGCAAGACCAGTTCGTTTATACTCCAAGGTTGGAGGGCGAAGAGGGCGCTTCCGTAGAGTTTGACAATGTGTTGTTGGTGGAAGCCGATGGCAAAGTCAACGTAGGTACTCCAAGCATCAAGGGGGCCAAAGTAACAGGTAAGATTCTTTCTCATTTGAAAGACGACAAAGTGCTCGTTTTCAAAAAGAAAAGAAGAAAAGGTTACAAAAAGAAGAATGGTCACAGACAGGCCATGACAAAAGTTTTGATTGAGACGATTAAATAATAAAATACCATGGCACATAAGAAAGGAGCAGGTAGTTCTAAAAACGGAAGAGAGTCGCATAGTAAACGACTAGGTGTAAAAATCTTTGGAGGTGAAAAAATCATAGCTGGTAACATCATCATCAGACAAAGAGGAACAAAACATCATCCTGGCGTGAATGTAGGTATCGGTAAAGATCACACATTGTTCGCATTGACTGATGGTGTAGTAGAATTTAAAAAAGGAAGACAAAACAGATCTTACGTATCTGTGGTTTCTTTGTAAGAGATATTCAAGTTTGTTCTTGAAAAAAGGCCGATCAATACATTGATCGGCCTTTTCTCGTTGTATTAAAAAATGTTGACATTGTCTATTCTTCCAATTTTTTGAAACTGAATTCTCTGAGGAACTTTTGAGCCTCGTGGAGGTTTTGGAATTCGTAATTTTTTATTTCCCCTTCGTTGCTGTGTAGTGCTACTTTTACAAGTATTACTTTTTTGGCACCAGTCAAATCTATGAATTGTGTTTTTTCGGTCACATGAAAATCATCTTCGTTTTTCTCAGTAGATAATTTGACAGTTTTTCGTTTGATGCGTTTACAGTAGGAGCATTTGTAGTGTTTGATCAACTCCCCTTCGTGATCTGCACTGGCTTCTTTGGAGATTTCTTCCTTCTCTAGTTTGAGAGTTTGGAATCCACAGCGATCACATTCCAAAGCACTGAGTCGTCCTTCATATTTTTCTATACGCGTGTCACCTGTCTCTGTATCTATCCATACATCGTAATCCACCGAGAAGACATCCTCTTCTGCTTGCATTCCTTCATCCAGATAGGCATCTTCCTCTTCTTCACTGAGGAGTTTCATTTCATTCCCATTTTTGGAATTTACTCTAGGTGTGTATCTGTAGATTTTTAGTTTTTTGGCTTGCACACTTGGGTAATAGTAGGTGAGCATCAACTTGGCGACATAGGCGTACAATACACCAAAACACATGGAAATGAAAAGTCGGATAAAGAACCAAACAAAACTGAGCAATACAGTCTCTTGCTTGTAAGTGTTGCATATAAAAAAGACACCTATCCCGATTGCGATATGAGTTGCGAATAGGTATTTGTATTCATACTTACTGACAAAATCATATTTCGCTTTCAGTTCTGATTTGCTGGCAAGCCTTATTCTATAAAAAGTATATATAAGGACACCTAGTACAACCGCCGAAGGTGCGAGTACGTACATGGTACTTTGCCATTCTGTTATAAAATTGACTAATTCTTCACTCATGCTTGATGTATTTAAAAGTTGATGGTATTCTTTACTAGCAGTAATTTCTAATAAATATATCAGAGAATGCGTTATTGTATAGTCAATGTGGAGAAAAAGTAACGGAAGTATATGATAAAGGCACGCTTTTTGAAAAGTTGGTCATGATTAGGCTGGGTTAGACCTTTGGAATAATTCATAATCACTTAGATTTGAATAAGGATAAGTCACCTGATCAACTCATTTCTTTTCGTTGGGATAATTTATGGTAGGTACATTATTGAAATAATGCAATTGGAATTTTAAATGAACAAAGCTTCTCTTTTTTTTGTGATAGGTATGATGATCCTACAGTCTTGTCTCAAGATAGAAAGTACCAATAGCCATGATCGGATGGAAGACCTGCAAGATCAAACCGTAGTAGTAGTAGAAGCTGAAAAACAAGAACCTAAGAAATTTACGTCTCTTTTGGGAGCGACTTTGGAAATCCCCACATTGGATAAATGGATCAAGATAAAAAGAGAAAATCAATTGGAGGATGCCTACAATGATTACTTGACCTATCCTGATAGTCTGGAAGTGATCAATTGGTACGGGAGAAGGTTGTCGTATCTATATCAGTACAATGAATCTATCGATGTCTATACCAAAGGAATTGAGAAGTTTCCAGAATCATACGAATTGTATCGCCATAGAGGACATCGCTATTTGACTATTCGACAAATAGACAAGGCCATCATGGATTTGGAAAAGGCCGCTTTTTACATCAGGAATGTGCCGACCATTATGGAAATAGATGGCATACCCAATGATCGTAATATCCCAAGGAGCTCAGTACAGTTCAATATATGGTATCACCTCGGGTTGGCATACTATATCCAAGGTAACTTTGACAAGGCTGTTTCATCATACAAGAAATGTATTGCCATAGCTGATAACCATGACATGCTCGTGTCTGTGACGCATTGGCTCTATATGACCTATCGGAAGATCGGGAATATAGATGCTGCAGAAAATCTTTTGCTTCCTATCAAAAAAAGAATGAATGTCATCGAAAACTATCAATATCACCGCTTGTTGCTGATGTACAAGGGACTATTGGATTGTGAGGATTTGTACGACATCACATCTACAGATGATACAATCAATCAATTGACGTTGGGTTATGGTGTGGGTAACTGGTATTACTACAATGGTAAAACAGATGAAGCATTGAAGGTATTCAATAAGATGATGGGAAGCCCATATTGGCAAGCATTCGGCTACCTAGCTGCCGAAATGGAACTTGCCAATCGCTTTGACAATTGAGTACTTAGCCTATCTCGACTTCTAGGTCATTTGATTTGGCGTGACTGACACATAGGAGTACATAACCTTGGTTTTTCTCATCTTCGGTCAGTCCATCTGCATTGCCAGTATCTATGTCTCCTTTGATTCGTTTGGCTCTGCAGGCGGTGCAAAGCCCACTCTGACATGAGTATGGCATGTCTATACCATCATCAAGACCGGCTTCAAGAATCGTTTTGCTAGCAGGTACGGTCAACTGATACTCTGTGCCATCAAGTCGAATCAATACTTGCTTGTCAGACGAATCGCTGCTAGTGTCGGCTGGTGCAACAGTAGGTGTAAAACTCTCCTTATGAATACTTTCCTTTGGTATGTTGAGTGATTCCAAAGTCCCTATGACGATGTTCATCATTGGCTCAGGACCACAGGTCATATATTTGACTTGTGAATAGTTGGTATCTTTGGTTTTTTCTAAAATCTCTTTGATACTGTCTATAGTCATATAGCCAGTATAGCCTTTCCAATCATTAATTGGGTTTTCCAGATAGTGGATTACCTCTAGTTTATCAGGGTGAGCAGATTGAAGTTCTTCTAGTTTGGATTTGAAAATGATAGATTCCAAATCTCTGTTGGCATAGACCAAGGTTACTTTGCTATTTGGTTCTACTTTCAGAATTGTTTTGGTGATAGACATCAATGGAGTGATTCCACTTCCTCCCCCGAATAAGTAAACATGTTTTTTGGCTTCTGGTTTGATTTCTAAAACAAACGAACCCATAGGAGCCATTACCTCGATGTTGTCTCCTGCTTGGAGTGACTCACAGACGTAATTGGACATTTGTCCATCTACGACTCTTTTGACAGTTACAGTAGGTAACTCAGAAAAAGCTGAACTGCTTGACAAGGAATAAGCTCTTCTTATTTTTTTGCCATTGATGGTAGAGATCAAAGTTAAGTACTGACCAGGCTGGTATTGGATAGCACCAGTTGCAGGCTCTTCGAATACGATACTAACGGCATCTTTGGTTTCCCTGACAATCTCCTTGATTTGAAGATGTAGGTTGGTCGAATCTATAGATCCCTTGTTATCTTTTTTCTTTTTGAATAAGCCAAACATATATTGTTGTTATTTATCTACTTGGGCGCAAAAGTAAGAACTAGGTTCGATTATATAAAGGCTAATTTGAAAAACAGGTGTTTTACTATCTCAAGTGATTGTATAAGCACTCATTTGTGAAGTATCTCATGGATTCCATGTAATCAAGATGTTCGTTCATTCTGTGTGACTTCACATTTGTCACAGCCACTTGCACAGCCCTTATTTTGATTGGATCGGAAGAAGAACTTCTTGATGAGAAACCAAAGAGCCAAACCGAAAAGTAAAATTATAATGAGTTCTTGTATCATCTGGAGAGTTACCAATGTCTATTAATAACGTCCAAAAACTCGTCATGGATGCCGCATGCAGCTACTATTTCTCTCTTGAATAGAAAATCATCTCCTCCAGAAAAATTGGTCACTTTGCCTCCTGCTTCTTTTACGATCAAAGCTCCAGCAGCTACATCATAAGAATTGAGATTGTACTCAAAGAAACCTTCGTATCTGCCAATGGCTGTATATACTAGGTCTATTGCCGCACTCCCCATCCTGCGCAATCCGTGCGAGTTTTGCATCAAGTGCATCAGGATGCTGATGTATTTGTCCATCTTCTCAAAATTGTAGTAAGGAAATCCTGTAGCGATGAGGCTGTCAGCCACTCGATGAGTAGAAGATACGACGATTTTTTCATGGTTGCGGAAAGCACCACCTCCTTGATAGGCATGATAACAATCACCTTGACCTATGTCATACACGACCCCTATCAGCAACTCTTCGCCTCTTGCCAAAGCAATGCTGGTCGAATAACAGGGCAGACCATGGATAAAGTTGGTGGTACCGTCGAGCGGGTCTATGATCCATTTCAATTCTTCGTCTCCTTCTTCGACTGTATTTTCTTCGGTAATGAATCCCGCTTCTGGTAGAATCTCCTTCAAAGCAGTGACGATCAGTTTCTCTGCTTCTTTGTCTACATAGGAGACCAGATCGTTTTTGCCTTTCTCTTCTACTTTGGCGTACTCGAAATTCTCACCTTCTTTTTTGATGAAAGCTCCCACTACAATGGACAGTTTGATTACTTCTTCGGTGATATTTTTTAAATTCATTTTCCTGCAATTACAATAACGATCTCACCTTTGATTGTTTTTTCACTGAAGTAGGTAGTGATTTCCTCCAATGTTCCTCTGGCAGTTTCTTCGTGTATTTTGGTCAGTTCTCGGCTGACAGATGCTTGTCGGTCTGCTCCGAAGCATTCTGCGAATTGCCCTAAGGCTTTGAGCAATCTGTGAGGAGATTCATAGAAGACCATGGTTCTGGTTTCGTCTTTGAGCCCCTCTAGTCGGGTTTGGCGACCTTTCTTTTGGGGCAGAAAGCCTTCGAAGACGAAGCGGTCAGATGGGAGTCCTGAGTTGACCAATGCTGGTACAAAGGCTGTCGGACCAGGCAGGCATTCTATCTTGATGTCTCGCTTGATGCACTCACGGACGAGTAAAAAACCTGGGTCACTGATCGCAGGCGTACCCGCATCAGATACCATGGCCATTTTTTGACCCTGCAACATGCTCTCTGCCAATTGCTCGACGGCTTTGTGCTCGTTGAAGATATGGTAGCTTTTGAGTGGCTTTTTGATCTCAAAATGTTTCAAAAGGATGCCCGTGGTGCGTGTGTCTTCTGCAAGGATGACGTCCACAGTCTTCAATGTCTCCAATGCACGCAATGTGATGTCTTGCAGGTTACCGATAGGAGTGGGGACTAAATATAAGGAAGAGTCTAATGTCATTTAATTAGCGAATTGATCGATGGCTTGCGCCAATGCTTTGTCTTTGTCTGTGATGATGTCACCCGCATCGTGTGTACATAGTTGGATGACGACTTTGTTGTACACATTGGACCATTCTGGATGGTGATCCATTTTTTCTGCAACGATAGCGACTTTGGTCATGAAGCCAAACGCCTCTATGAAGTTTTTGAATTTAAATGTCTTGACGAGTTTGTTGTTTTCTTCTGTCCACATGAGTTTTTTATTTATTGTTGAGATTGGGTAGGAATGATACGATTTCAGGGAAAACGATCACCATCACCAATAAAACTACTTGAATAATCACAAAAGGAATGATGCCTCGGTACAATTGGCTGGTTTTGATTTCGGGAGGGGCAACACCTTTCAGATAAAATAACGAGAATCCGAAGGGTGGGGTTAGGAAGGAGGTCTGCAGATTGAGTGCAATCAAAATACCAATCCATACCAAATCAATACCCATGACCGAAAAGATGGGAGCTGCGACAGGGACAATGATGAAGATGATTTCGATGAAGTCAATAAAGAAGCCTGCGACAAATACTACTAACAAGACCACCACAAGGAACATGTTGGGAGATAAGTTGGCTTGGGTGATGGCATCTGCCAAAATTTTGTCTCCTCCCATCGCTCTGAATACCAGCGAAAAAGATGACGCTCCGATCAGGATCATGAAAACCATACAGGTCAGGAAGGTTGTTTCCTTCATGACATTCTTGAGGATGCCAAAGCTCAGTTTCTTTTGAAAGGCAGTCAACCCAATTGCCCCAATAGCTCCTACAGCTGCCGCCTCGGTAGGAGAAGCGACACCCATGAAAATAGAACCTAGTACGAGTGAGATGAGTGAAAAGGGTAGTACAAATGCGTGGACGATTCTTTTGGCACTCCCAGTTCGCCAAAAAACGTCACTTTCTTCTTGAGTGATGGCAGGAGCTACAGAAGGCTTGAAGTGTGCTACTATCAGGATGTACAAAACATACATCACGACCAGTAACAGCCCAGGTATCAGTGCTGCGGTGAACAAATCCCCAACAGACACATTGAGTACGCTACCTAAAAGAACCAATACAACCGATGGTGGGATGATCTGACCTAGTGTGCCTGCTGAGGCAATCGTACCAGTCGCCAGCTCTGGAGAGTAGCCTTTTTTGAGCATCGTGGGTAGGCTGATGAGCCCCATGGTGATGACAGTGGCTCCTACGATTCCTGTCGATGCTGCAAGCATGCCCCCTACGATCACCACTGAGATGGCTAAGCCTCCTCTCAATTTACCGAATAGGTGAGACATGGTTTCTAGGAGGCTTTCGGCCAATCCCGACTTTTCCAGCATGATCCCCATGAAGACAAAGAGCGGAACTGCTACCAACACGAAATTGTGCATCGTTCCAAAAATCCTGAGTGATAGCAAGTAGAAGAAATCTACGTCATAGATAATGAGTCCAGCGATCACCGATAATCCTCCCAGCGTAAACGCCACGGGATAGCCGAAAAGAATTAAAATAAATACTAAAGCAAAAAGCAATAGAGGTAGGTAGTCTAAAATCATTGAGTAGGTTTTGAAATTAGGATTGAGAAAGAGCTGCATAAGATGGATATACCCTGTAGCAACAGTAATCCGGCTCCTATAGGAATGGTGGCTTTGACCAAGAATCGATGGGGGAGACCGCCAGGTTCAGGGCTGGATTCCTGGACGTGCCAAGCATCAGCCACGAAGGACAGGGAAGTGTAAAATACAACCAGACAAAAAGGAACCAGAAATATCAGCGTCCCAAAGAAGTTGACCCACGCTTTGTTTTTTGCTGAAAAGCGTGAGTAAAACAGGTCAACCCTGACATGTTTGTCGTGTTTGAGAGTGTAAGCGCTGCCTAGTAGGAAGAGTACGGCAAACAGATGCCATTCCAGTTCTTGGTTGGCGGAGCTCGTCCAGTTGAGGGCGTATCTCAGCACGACATCTATCCCGATGAGGATGACCAAAATCAGGCTCAGATAGGAAACAGCCTGTCCTGTTTTTTCGGTGAACCGATCTATAATAGCAACCACTGTCTTCATGCTGGAAATTTAGGTAGATTATCACAAAAGCTAGTGGCTTAATTAAAGCAAAAGTGTGTTCGTTTTTTAAGTTCTGTTAGATTGGTACATCGGCAATGACTCCCGAACTATTGACTAGGATCACGGATTCATTAACTATCACTCCTGAACTATTGACTAGGATCACGGATTCATTGACTATCACTCCCGAACTATTGACTAGGATCACGGATTCATTGACTATCACTCCTGAACCATTGACTAGGATCGCGGATTCATTGACTATCACTCCTGAACTATTGACTAGGATCACGGATTCATTGACTATCGCTCCTGAACTATTGACTAGGATCACGGATTCATTGACTATCACTCCTGAACTATTGACTAGGATCACGGATTCATTCAAGTGGAATTGTAGCCTTGTGACAATACAAGAATCTACTTGATTCTTAGGAACTGAGATTGGTTGGCAGCTCTCAAGGAAGGTTGGATGGAGGCTAAGAATGTGATGAGAATGATACTCAGTGCACTAA is part of the Reichenbachiella agarivorans genome and harbors:
- the rsmI gene encoding 16S rRNA (cytidine(1402)-2'-O)-methyltransferase, with protein sequence MTLDSSLYLVPTPIGNLQDITLRALETLKTVDVILAEDTRTTGILLKHFEIKKPLKSYHIFNEHKAVEQLAESMLQGQKMAMVSDAGTPAISDPGFLLVRECIKRDIKIECLPGPTAFVPALVNSGLPSDRFVFEGFLPQKKGRQTRLEGLKDETRTMVFYESPHRLLKALGQFAECFGADRQASVSRELTKIHEETARGTLEEITTYFSEKTIKGEIVIVIAGK
- a CDS encoding ribonucleoside-diphosphate reductase subunit alpha, whose protein sequence is MLVLKRDGRRESVKFDKVTARIEKLCYGLNTSFIEPIDIAKKVINGIYDGVTTVELDNLAAETAASMTTIHPDFAKLAARIAISNLHKTTSKSFSNTMKRLYTYIDPKTGENASLLAKDVYGIIKENAALLDSSIIYDRDFGYDYFGFKTLERSYLMKLDGHIVERPQHMLMRVAVGIHKEDIQSAIETYNLLSEKWFTHATPTLFNAGTPKPQLSSCFLLTMKDDSIDGIYDTLKQTAKISQSAGGIGLSIHNVRATGSYIKGTNGVSNGIVPMLRNFDMTARYVDQGGGKRKGSFAIYLEPWHADIFEFLDLKKNHGKEELRARDLFYALWTPDLFMQRVKENGDWTLMCPHECPGLADTYGDEFEKLYTKYESEGKGRKTIKAQDLWFEILESQIETGTPYMLFKDAANKKSNQKNLGTIKSSNLCTEIIEYTSPDEVAVCNLASIALPMYINSEGEFDHQKLYDITYVITKNLNKVIDVNYYPVPEAKNSNMRHRPIGIGVQGLADTFIKLRMSFDSPEARRLNSEIFETIYFAAMTASKDLAKVDGAYETFKGSPVSKGIFQFDMWNVTPTNRWDWTSLKQEVKKHGVRNSLLLAPMPTASTSQILGNNECFEPYTSNMYLRRVLSGEFAVVNKHLMSDLIELGLWNDSMKNRIMAANGSVQSIAEIPQKIKDIYKTVWEISQKAIIDMSADRGAFICQSQSLNIHLQEPNFGKMTSMHFYAWEKGLKTGMYYLRTKAATDAIKFTVTKEKEVVAIPANDKEGEANSNFECVGCGS
- a CDS encoding ribonucleoside-diphosphate reductase small subunit; this translates as MTNPNTEIEPILRENKDRFVLFPIEKNDIWQYYKKAEASFWTAEEIDLSQDLKDWRNLTDGERHFITHVLAFFAASDGIVNENLAENFVSEVQYTEAKFFYGFQIAIENIHSETYSLLIDTYVKDNKEKDKLFHAVDTIPCVKKKADWALRWIDNGSFAERLIAFAAVEGIFFSGSFCSIFWLKKRGLMPGLTFSNELISRDEGLHCDFACLLYNDHLVNKLSIETVQQIIGDAVEIEKEFVTDAIPVKLIGMNADLMCEYIEFVADRLLLELNCPKIYNASNPFDFMEMISLQGKTNFFEKRVAEYQKAGVMNSENNDDSPKFSLDEDF
- a CDS encoding TRAP transporter large permease; this translates as MILDYLPLLLFALVFILILFGYPVAFTLGGLSVIAGLIIYDVDFFYLLSLRIFGTMHNFVLVAVPLFVFMGIMLEKSGLAESLLETMSHLFGKLRGGLAISVVIVGGMLAASTGIVGATVITMGLISLPTMLKKGYSPELATGTIASAGTLGQIIPPSVVLVLLGSVLNVSVGDLFTAALIPGLLLVVMYVLYILIVAHFKPSVAPAITQEESDVFWRTGSAKRIVHAFVLPFSLISLVLGSIFMGVASPTEAAAVGAIGAIGLTAFQKKLSFGILKNVMKETTFLTCMVFMILIGASSFSLVFRAMGGDKILADAITQANLSPNMFLVVVLLVVFVAGFFIDFIEIIFIIVPVAAPIFSVMGIDLVWIGILIALNLQTSFLTPPFGFSLFYLKGVAPPEIKTSQLYRGIIPFVIIQVVLLVMVIVFPEIVSFLPNLNNK
- a CDS encoding 4a-hydroxytetrahydrobiopterin dehydratase, with the translated sequence MWTEENNKLVKTFKFKNFIEAFGFMTKVAIVAEKMDHHPEWSNVYNKVVIQLCTHDAGDIITDKDKALAQAIDQFAN
- the rplU gene encoding 50S ribosomal protein L21 codes for the protein MYAIVDIAGKQFKVTQDQFVYTPRLEGEEGASVEFDNVLLVEADGKVNVGTPSIKGAKVTGKILSHLKDDKVLVFKKKRRKGYKKKNGHRQAMTKVLIETIK
- a CDS encoding TRAP transporter small permease subunit, which encodes MKTVVAIIDRFTEKTGQAVSYLSLILVILIGIDVVLRYALNWTSSANQELEWHLFAVLFLLGSAYTLKHDKHVRVDLFYSRFSAKNKAWVNFFGTLIFLVPFCLVVFYTSLSFVADAWHVQESSPEPGGLPHRFLVKATIPIGAGLLLLQGISILCSSFSILISKPTQ
- a CDS encoding ferredoxin--NADP reductase, with product MFGLFKKKKDNKGSIDSTNLHLQIKEIVRETKDAVSIVFEEPATGAIQYQPGQYLTLISTINGKKIRRAYSLSSSSAFSELPTVTVKRVVDGQMSNYVCESLQAGDNIEVMAPMGSFVLEIKPEAKKHVYLFGGGSGITPLMSITKTILKVEPNSKVTLVYANRDLESIIFKSKLEELQSAHPDKLEVIHYLENPINDWKGYTGYMTIDSIKEILEKTKDTNYSQVKYMTCGPEPMMNIVIGTLESLNIPKESIHKESFTPTVAPADTSSDSSDKQVLIRLDGTEYQLTVPASKTILEAGLDDGIDMPYSCQSGLCTACRAKRIKGDIDTGNADGLTEDEKNQGYVLLCVSHAKSNDLEVEIG
- the rpmA gene encoding 50S ribosomal protein L27 encodes the protein MAHKKGAGSSKNGRESHSKRLGVKIFGGEKIIAGNIIIRQRGTKHHPGVNVGIGKDHTLFALTDGVVEFKKGRQNRSYVSVVSL
- a CDS encoding inositol monophosphatase family protein produces the protein MNLKNITEEVIKLSIVVGAFIKKEGENFEYAKVEEKGKNDLVSYVDKEAEKLIVTALKEILPEAGFITEENTVEEGDEELKWIIDPLDGTTNFIHGLPCYSTSIALARGEELLIGVVYDIGQGDCYHAYQGGGAFRNHEKIVVSSTHRVADSLIATGFPYYNFEKMDKYISILMHLMQNSHGLRRMGSAAIDLVYTAIGRYEGFFEYNLNSYDVAAGALIVKEAGGKVTNFSGGDDFLFKREIVAACGIHDEFLDVINRHW
- a CDS encoding tetratricopeptide repeat protein, with product MNKASLFFVIGMMILQSCLKIESTNSHDRMEDLQDQTVVVVEAEKQEPKKFTSLLGATLEIPTLDKWIKIKRENQLEDAYNDYLTYPDSLEVINWYGRRLSYLYQYNESIDVYTKGIEKFPESYELYRHRGHRYLTIRQIDKAIMDLEKAAFYIRNVPTIMEIDGIPNDRNIPRSSVQFNIWYHLGLAYYIQGNFDKAVSSYKKCIAIADNHDMLVSVTHWLYMTYRKIGNIDAAENLLLPIKKRMNVIENYQYHRLLLMYKGLLDCEDLYDITSTDDTINQLTLGYGVGNWYYYNGKTDEALKVFNKMMGSPYWQAFGYLAAEMELANRFDN